One region of Candidatus Paceibacterota bacterium genomic DNA includes:
- a CDS encoding isoamylase early set domain-containing protein produces MQPRHNRATTAARPAALIGTHPEQLSAERPVEFTLKLPRARSVAVAGTFNDWGVDRTPMSAGPGGTWKATVWLPAGRYEYRFVADGEWLNDPTAKECIENTFGSTNSVLVV; encoded by the coding sequence CCACGGCAGCGCGGCCCGCAGCCCTCATCGGCACGCATCCTGAACAACTGTCGGCGGAGAGGCCGGTAGAATTCACCTTAAAGCTGCCCCGGGCAAGATCGGTGGCAGTGGCGGGGACATTCAACGATTGGGGGGTTGACCGCACGCCCATGAGCGCGGGCCCGGGAGGAACCTGGAAAGCAACCGTGTGGTTGCCCGCGGGAAGGTACGAGTATCGGTTCGTCGCGGATGGGGAATGGTTGAACGATCCGACTGCCAAGGAGTGCATCGAGAACACCTTTGGGAGCACCAACTCGGTGTTGGTGGTCTAG